ctcGGGAAAAATTCATTGAAGTGAAACCTCGCTCTGAAAATTGTTTGTTGTAGGAGGGAAAAATTGCACTGCCTTGTATGGTTTGCTGACGGGAAATCGGAAACACTTCCATGTGGAGGGAATTTCACTCTAGCAGCATTCATTGTTACGGGGTTTGACTGTACCTTAAATGAAGGCACAAAGTTGTCAACATAATAAACAGTATCTCATCTTTTTATTTCTGTTCAGAGCAAAGTAAGCAAATGAAAGTGAGCAGTGAATGATGTAAAATTTCAGAGCAGTCTAAAAGCTTACTCATTCTGCATATATGTCTACAAAAACAAACTAGCATTTCTATGTCCCTGCAGCATTTCTGTATCATACACCATCACTACACTGAGCATTCATAGGCAGGCCATGTTCCCTTTCATTCAATGGCTGCCGCGCAAGCCAACTTGTCACTCCAAAAACCACAATCTAAcctatcatcttttttttttgcttttttgcatgATCTCATTTGTGCATCAGCTCCACTGAATATGTCGCTTCCAAGCACACGCACAGCAAACTGGCCAAAACACATCACCCGATCCACATTTATTTACAAGAGACAAGAAGAGTGGGTCATGCGTGGACAAAATGCAGGGGTTCCTCTCCCTTATCTTCATAGAAACATGCTGGTGGCGGTGAAAAGTATGTGTGCGTTAATTGCTGTCCTGACCAGCACTGGCTGTTGTCCGAGAGGAAGGCTTGGTGCTGGTTTTCAAAGATTTCGTGCTGGCCACCGATGTGTCCTCCTGAGCTGATGCGGGCTTCTGTGATAACCTACGCATTCCAGGCCGATAGATCTCAATAGAGGGCCGGTcctgaaaattaaaaataaggTTATGTACACACTGAATGCTTACAGCTTAGCGAATACAATGCAGCAGAGCACATTTCTCCTAGAGAAAATGGCAACTCTACAATCTAAAAAGGAGAATGCTGCTTTGGCATTACATCAACACATCTATCCTCCACACAGGGCAATCATAGCAATGGTACTCTTACGTCAGCACCTTGTGTCAATTGGGTTGCGCTGCTAACTTCCCCAGACCCTGACAAGAAAGAAATCTCCATACAGTGCAGCTCATATTGGGCCTCGTCACTGGTTAAGTGAGTATGTGAAGTTCTTTCTTGCCATTGCATtttgttcatttcatttattttatcatTACGAAGAGCAATGCCACGCAGACATCATGCCTTCCCAAAATTTGACTCCCCcaactcctcctcctccatgccaCCCAACTATTAATGTCCTGGTGCCATCCTCGTTGCACAACAATTTCAAAAACCGGTCTCCACCCGGCTCCTTTCCAGCACACTACCTCAAAGTTGAAATACAGGACGAAAACAGAAGAGGGAAAGGACTTGCCTTATTACGTATCCTCCTTTCTGCTCGAGGGTCCTTCTGTCGGGACTGCGAGGACTCCTCAGGTGCGGGTGGTCGCTCGCGGTCCTTCTCAGAAATGGTGCCTTTTCCCTCGGCAGGAGTGCTCGTGGATGCAGCGCCTCGAGTGCTCTCGACAGCTGGCCGCTCATCATCTGCTGCAGGGGCCGTAGACGCCTTGGAGGCGCTTGTCTCCTGGCCACCTCTTCCATCAGAACTCGATGAGCCTCTTCTAGGCAAAAGGCATGGCACACGCAGCTCTCAGTTACAGCACATGCAAGGAACACTCAATCTGTTCCACAAGGCACCTTCAAAATGCACTCCTGGGCAGCACTACAATTCATGCTTTAAATGTACATGAATTGGATAAGTAATCAGATGGAGCAACAGTAACAGGGCAGCACTGGAGCCTGTATAGAATGAAATACAGTCAACTCTTGACCATTCAAACAGGAACAAATATTTGTTCAAATTACATAGAGCTAGACTTAAGCGCAGCATTTTTAATGCACTTGATATTGTTTGAACCAGAGTGTCAGTGCAAATAAACCAGTGAATTAAATGTTTGGTTCTGGCTTGTTGATTACTgtacgcacgcatgcacgcacgcacgcacgcgcgcgcgcacacacagaaCCAGAGTGTCAGTGCAAATAAACCAGTGAATTAAATGTTTGGTTCTGGCTTGTTGATTActgtacgcgcgcgcgcgcacacacacacacacacgcatgcacgcacacacacacacacacaaaggaagccaacactcactgaaaccaaggtgcatagaggaatgtttctttttttatttatttgtagtgctgattagTTAAAGAATAATACtacgattaatctgtcgcttaaggaaaactacttacaaagcagcagaaaaaacaaccatgccgctggtgagatccgaacccacgacctccgaatatcgcgtcccgtactctaccaactgagctacggcgacggctgtccaatctgctgcttggtttcggttgctgctatgcaccttggtttcggtgattgttggcttccttcatacatttgtcaaatgagcccctcatttcccttacgttgtctgctaatatatatattatATGAGTTGAAGTTTTCAATGCAGGGTTTAACTGGCTGACTTCTTACCTGGCTCCTTAGCTTGCTTATCTTTGTTTCCAGCCCTTCGTATTTAAGTTGTATTATGTATTTTCTTTGATGagtcccccctatgtaatgcccgcatgggtccttagggtattgaaataaataaataaataaataaataaataaataaataaataaataaataaataaataaatgcactcGTAGGTGAATGCGTTCGGTACACTGGGAGGATGACACTTTGCATCcttcgcattttcttcttttttgtcctTTTCTTGATTTTGTTTCCACCTGTCACATGGAGTGGACACTGTAGCATATGTGTGACTCTCTTCTCGAAGTAAACTGTTGATAGTTTCGATACATTTGAAATCAAAATGACATTACAGCTTTAGTCATATGGCAATTAATCATGTGACAAATTTTTCCGCTTGACAGGGGGCTATTGCAGTTGCTTAGAGTTCAGTGGGTACTGCAGCTCACTTTAGTGCCTTATTCGCCAACTCCCCTCTTCTGCAGATTTCTTCAATTCTGAGGGATTGATCATCAACTGTGCGCATAGCTGCTCATATGACGCACCATGTTAAGCACTATTTTCTCATACGCTACATCATTTAGCGCAAGAGATCACATATCGCTGTTTGAGTAAAAACGGTCACAAACAGGAAAAGGACGTTTCTGGACATGTTAATTAAAATGGCAAGGCAAAATGTCATGGGGAACAGCTGGCACAGCTACCCCTCAACATTATAATTTCGATTACGAGTCTATTCAGAGAGAGTGGGGGAAGAGACGATCACTGTATGCCGAAGGCAGTAGCACATTATCAAGCCGTTGACGCATGTGTACGATCCATATGGCGCTGTCAAAAAAGCAGCAGGCGCCGCCAAGAAATGGAGTAGGCACCGCATCTCACATCAAGCTGTGCCTCCCTCCCCATGACTTCTCGAGAGGGCTTGAACCATCTCGAACCATAGGTCCGCACGTGCCTCTTTGCCAAGGTCGCGTGGAGGGGAACTGGGCCACAAGCTGAGACACGCTAGTGGAAGCCCGAGCTTTCAATTGTGTTCCAGAACaatctcttccccccccccccttttttgctGTTGGTTGCCACCGCGTGACCTGCCTTCATGCTGCCGCTTTCCTCTTCACACTCTCTTTGCTACCGCCATCTTTCGTCCTCCTTTGTGCTCTACGTTTGCTGTCTTTTATCCTCTAATGCGCTCCTTTGCTCAGTTACACTGAGGCCGGCGCTGAGGTGTGCCGCTCAACGCAGGAACAGGTGCCTAAGGGCTGCGCGCTAAGAGCACACGACGGGTTTCAATGAAATGGCACCAATGAGGCCTTTCAAAGTTAAATTACCTGGAGGTTAAAGCGCCCATGAAACAATATTTACTGAGGTTAAGAAAAGCGTAAGACTGATAGTCATAGGTATTCAGTTACTTGTCACTCCACCGCAATAATTCCTGTGCAAGCTTCATTAAAGCCCAAGCTATAGACAATTAAAAATGACACTCCTCTTTTCCCTCTCTATTCACACACTggaatgccaaaaaaagaaaacagcttgGGACTGCACCTCACACATGAATCTGTCACACACTGATGCTCGGTTTGCCTACTTCTGGTGGGCCTCCAACGATGGCAGTGTGATACGCTCTAGGCAGCTCACCCACATACATCTCTAGGAATAACATTCCCAAGTTTGACCCTTCACTAGACGGTGGCTTTGCACACAGCCAACAACACAGCGTTCATCTCAAGGAACTGCAAAAGGCATAGCGAAAGGCTCCGAAACGACCTACAGAAAGATGTGGCAGCGGAAAATCGGAGAACCATGTGTATGAATGAACTAAACTCGCACGTGCCCAAGTCACTTGCGGGGCTTGCGCAGCTACATGAGCAGACGACTTTTGTGGCTACTGGAAGTGTGCCCCTATCGCATCCTGGCTATTAAGGCTGCAGCGAATGGCAGGGTGTGGTGGTCTGTCGCTCACCATGACATCATCGGTACTCATGAAAATACTCTACTTTAGAAAACAGTTCCAAAAACCATCACTACCCGGTGACAATTCAGCCCGTCAATTCTAAAAATCATGTTTTTAAAACTGACAATAAACTGCCAGCTCCATTCTAAGCACTCATACTTAGTGTGAATGCCGAAATCATTTCTTCTAGCACTTAATACATTTACCAGCAATCTTCAAAACCATATCATAATCCCTTTAAACAATCAGCACTCTGCAAAGAGGGAAGAAACAGAACATGAGACAGGCAGGTTAGTTAGATGCAGGAGACCAATGTCGCAATGGACATAAAAAGAATGAGTGTGCAATCCTATACACTGTTGAAGAAGACCCTAATACAGATGTACAGCTCCTTGAGACAATgatttgtgcgtgtgtgtgtgtgtgtggggtggCATGATGAATTTATCACCTCACTCCGCAGCACTGAGAAAACGACAGCCACAATAACAACAGTGGCAAATGTTCCATCCAAtgagcaatgcaaaaaaaacggCGTCGGGATATTTCATCAAAGAAtttaaaatgaaggaaaaatgtgTCATTGAATGCACTTGAGCATTTTGCTAGTATTTACGCGGCCCAAGGTATAAAGACAAgctgccaaatttcaaatttttctctttcttgccACAAAAACACTGCACACTAACACACATGGTGGTGTGCTAATTCAGAGTATACTATATGTCTGCTGATGCTAGCTAATGCAGCCAGCTCAGCTCATATTTTGACCACTAATCATAACAGGAGCTGACCTTAAGAGTACCACACAATTCAGAAAGGAGGTATGTACCAGGGCGGCTAATTCTTCTTTATGCCAGCAGAAAAATGGTAAAAACTGCACATCTGCAGACAAATTTTAACATGGAAAAAACAGGCTGAAACACGCATCGATGGGGCCAGACTCTAAAGTGGAAGAGTGCGGCTGCAGCACTAATACACGATGAAGCTTCTGACAGTGTTGCAACACATGGTGATTGCACCGCCTTCCTGATCAGGACTAGTGCTACACTATGTCGCCAATTGCTCTGCTGGTGTATAAAGGTGAAGCACCTCCTACCACTTTCAGAGAAGCTTAAGGCATCACTGTTCAATCGCAGGAAGTGGAATGTGCCATTAAGCAACACAGTCCACATTGTGCTCCCCAAGGATCCACGGTCTAAGAGGCACGTGGTACTTTTGTAAAGCTACTTTTGAAATTTGGAGAGAACACCAGCCTTCCCTCTTCCGCTGGTGGCGCTATGGTCTGTAACGCTCTGCCAGTGGCTCAAACACTGGAACATGCATTCAGATTGGCAACCCACCTGTGGGTGGTGGGTGCAGGCTGCTCGCTCTTGTGCTTGCTGTACTCTTTGGTCGTCGGCTGGTAATCCTTGGGAGACCTCTGCTGTGCCTTGGGACGATCCCAGTCCTTACGTGCACTGCTGCCACCCCCGCCACCCACAGAACTGCGCACCGGGGTTTTGGAATGACTCGCAGTGCTGTTCGACTTGGAGACGACGCCTCCTCCACCGACGTCCTTTGGGGCTGGTGCAGAAGGGGGGTCATGCTCTCGAACGGGGTTCCTCAGTACCTGAATGGTGTCATGCAAATGGCACACATACATTACAAAACCTTTCAACaagtattgcaaaaaaaaagcatctgCACCTGCCTTTCCATTCTTCACGAACTGAATAGTTTTTGTTTCTAGTACTGGGAATTCACCCAACATCACAAAAAAGGCCTTGCTTCTGAGGTTTCATACAATGGCTGATCTACTAATGTAAAGTCTCCTGTAGACAAGACAACTGAAATGAAACCCCCCACTCCAAGTATAGCAGAAAAATTCATGATCACACTAACAGACGTAATCGAATGTGCAAATGACAGCCTGTAGGACAGAAGAGATGAGTAAAAGTGAAGGAAAAAGATTTTTAAAACTATGCCTTGAGCCACACAATCAAGGCTGATAATCAGATGAAGCAAGATTCTAACAGACAAGTAAAGATCCCGCTGCACTTCCCCAAGTTGCATTGCGTTACGCAACAAAATGGCAAGAGCTTAAGGAAGTTCATTCATGAGCCAGGAGAGCAGCTGCAGCTTAAGGAGACAGGACAGTACACTGGGCAATAAGGGCACCCACTCAGTCCATCGAAATAAGTGAGCAGGCCACAGTGAGTGTGCATCCGCATAAGCAGTGTTccaggaatacataaaaataTAGCAGCATGTTAAGCATCTACAATTTACACTTTGGCTCTCACTGGAAGCAGCGAAAGGCCCCGAATAAGCTTAACTATTCAGGACCAATAAACAAAGACCGATATGTCATTACAAAAGCATCCTTAAAGATGCCCCAAACGCCTTTTTATCCAGGGGTGCGAGATGAACGGGggggaaaaaaaagcagaggCTCAAGGTGGGGGGGCTACAATAGCTATATATACCGCACGTTTAATTTCTCCATCCTTGTTCAGTACATAGCAGAAATTCTTTTTGAGACGATATCACTCATATTGAGCACTACCTATTTGAAAGCTTTAACTTTTCCCATGTCTGAAAAAGGGGTGTTTCAGGACGCCTTAAATTAAATAACATATCTTTTGTTTCACAAGGTCCCCATAAATGTCTGTACCTGTAATGGACACAACCAAATGAAGTGTTTTCTTTTATGAGACACAAAGGACATACAGAGCTACAAATATAAGACTCTGCCTTGCAAAGAACTGCTTCAGTTAAAAATCATgattgcacacacacacatcagaCAAACAAAATATCCCTGATTCCCACACGGAAGTGGTGGAAACATTCCAACAAAAATATTTAGAGAGTCAATGTACTCCTCCACTAGGAAAGCCCTGACGCACCAAGGTTCAGCTGTATGGCTGCTTAGGAACGTTTAGGCTCGCCTCAGAACTGTTAAAAGATATGTGTTATGGTGTTCATTGCAAACCACAAACTCAATAAACAGAGCACCAGAAAAATTAGAGACGCTGAACAGTATGCTTTGATGTGTACCAGCATTTCAGAGGTGTAATGCAGAACTAAGCCAAAGAAAGTTCCTAGCTGTTTATTCTGTATAAGTTGCTATGAGTGTCTAATATACAATAATAACAAGGTTTGGTTCAAAAAGAACATAAAATCACCAAAACCCGGCTCATGCCACGCGGTACAACATTTATGCTCGACATCCTACTACACATCCTGTTTGGTTTCCAGCAAACATAAAGAACCACTTTGGGCCTTTTCTAGAGTTCGTGAAGAACTTCTTCGGGCAACAGTACAAGCATAAAGAGTGAACACGGCTGAATATGAAAAGCACTGCAGCGCTCTAAAGAGGGAGGCTCCTTAGCTGCCAACGGGCAGCTCCGACTGTCGGTCCCAAACTCACCGCACGCTTCTTCTCAGGATGCTGTTTCTTTGGCATTTGATTCCCTCGGGTAGCTCTGCCCACCACTCCGAGGGCAGCCAGAGCACGTTCGCTCTTTGAGGAGCGCATCGCTCCTCGAACTTTTGAGGGACTCACTGCACTTCGCCGAGGTTTCTGCTCAAGCCGCTTGCAGACGAAAAGAGATGTGCTCATGCTGAGAAAGACGGCCAGTGTTTCTGTGACACGTTACATGCTCCGGTTGGACGTTACGAAACACTTCGTGTTTTCAAAAACTCCGCTGCGGCTGCTCCTGTCCTTCTGTAACCTAACCAAGTACTGCAATGTGGttcgttccatttttttttctgaaatattagACAGTGGCTGACACAAAGGATATTCTTGCTTTGACATGCGAGACCTACACTGAGCCTGAAACTAAGCATGAATGCTCCTCGTTTGCTACAAGCCCTTTTTTTGCAAATATGTGTCATGAGTCATGCACGATAGCGTTGGTGCCAGTTCAGCGTCACACTGTACAACATGCTTAAATCATGCAGTGAATCCACTGAGTACATGCGGCAGGTCAAGGAGTATCATGAAAAGTAAACTTTGAAATATGCATCCAGTACTCTTTTCGCTCAGGCCAAGTAGCAACCGAACAATCCAAGTAGCGGGCAAAGCATCACAAGCTGAATAAAAATCATATTCCAAACATTCCCTCAGCAGCTCACCTTTGTGACAGTGATATGGTATGCATGCATGCAAGCAATAATGTAATCCTCTGCGATCATGCAACTATAATAATGGCATGCAAAACGTTTCTTGCATGCGACTTCTGGCTACAAATAGCAGCCTGCGTAAGATTCTTACTTTAAGTCAGCTTTAAAAAGAGTAAAAATGGACGGCTTCACAGTAGCTCAACTGGAATAACCAAGAGCAGCTTTTTAAAAGAATCTCTAAGCTATAAAATATTTGAACTACTTGAAGTGTTTAGCTAGTGCAGGAAGAATTTtgcaaacaaaaaccaaaaatcaagaattgttattattattacttacaTAAATGAGCCACACCAATCTTAACTGAACAAAAATAAATAGCAATAGCTGAACTTGAATTGAAGCTATGAACTAGAAATTTCTTCCACATGCAAGTGCAAAAGGTGCTCACTCCTCCCGCTCTGTAGGTAGCAGCTGTCTGCTACCAACCAATGTACAGCAAAAAGCAATACAGCCACAGCAGAGGTAATAAGCTGCCGGCATTCGTTAAGTGCCACTTGCATGACACTCGACAAGCGCCGTGACATTTGGAGGCACCCTGGAGAGAGGCTACTGTGGAAAATGAGCTCCCGTGCCAGCACTACCGAGCTTCTAAGCTTCTGTCCTGTCAGCAAAGCCATTTTCAGAGCCATTCAGTGCCAAAGCCCATTCATCACTGGCCTTGTGCTTCTGCAACCTTCACCATGCTTTACAAGAAGAGATGCGATCACATGATAGACTGCAACCATACATCACAAAAGCAGTGCAAACAAAACTTCAGAGATTGCCGCTGACAGTTTGTACCGTTATGCAACACTGTTCCTTGAGCTAACAAAACATTTTCAGGGAACCACTCCGCCTTCTAGCGACACGCATGCGACAAGCAATAGCAGACATATAATGCGTTGAGAACAAACTTTTCCTTGTTTGTGCACAAATGAACAGCTCCATAGCTGTCGTTTGCAAATGAACTCCAAGACTTCACACCCTCCTACAGGAGCAAGAAGTGACTGCCATCATAACTCCCCACTTTCACTCCTGAAGAGTGTTTGAACCCGCGTACATCACATAAACACATGGGGTGCATTCTCAAGAGTGTTCACTCCTTAGCCAACCTCAACAGCCTTCCTGCCGATCAGCACGTGACTGCAGGAGTTTTGTGGTATGATACCCATCTGCCCCGACGGAGCCACCTGTGAAACTGTCTCTGCAAAACTGCACCAAGAGGGTGAGGAGAACTCTAAATTTTCCAACTAAACAAAAAGCCTCTCAGGAACACTGCTTCTTCACTTTTAAAAGCAGTCAGTAACAAGAGATGACAGCCAGTAAGCTAAAAATTTGTTGACCGTCAGTTGAAAATTGTCTTGATGAACACCTCAACCCTGCAGTGAGGGAAGAAATGAAGGgcagagtgaaagaaggaagacatCAAAAGGAATAGTGGAGGGCACCAGAATAATTCTCGACCACCTGGAGCCCTTTAGCATGCCctgacatcacatagcacatGGCTgtctttcgcatttcgcctcctttgaaATGCGGAAGCTGTGGCCCTCATTTCCCACCATGTGAAGACGTCAAGCAGCCCCACTGAGCCGCTGTGGGTAGTTGCCACAGAAGCAGGCAGTGCTGACTGGCTTAGACAAAAGAGAGTGTAGTAGACGAGAATCCATTTACCACAGCTGATGATGTTAAGATCTGGTGTACGTGCAGTGGCAGCGTACAGATCAGATACTAGATAACATCTGTGCTGCAATGATTTTTCACACTTCTTTGGCTTCTGGTGCTTGGTGAGTCAGACCTGGTGGGTGACGATGGTCATCACCTGCCAAATGCTAGTCAGCAGTTGTGAAAAGGCTGAATAAATGCTGCTTTCCAAGACACCGCAGCTGCATGTCTGTATTGTTTTCCTCTGTATGAATGCAACATGTGGCGATGATGTCTACAAATTTAAAACAATAGTACAAAAGCATAAAGTTGGTGAAAGAAGCCCCTGTGAAAGGAGATGCTGACTGATGACTCCTTGAATCATGGCTGTACAACATGACAGAACTTATCCGCAACATTTTCTCCTATGTGCTGCAGGCCTTTACATTACTGAAAAATTTCTGCAGATGTTACATATCCCACTCACTAAATATGCACAAGAATGATGCCTACCTGTGCATGGTGTCCGAATATGCATGAGCTGTGTTTACACCCAATtaagaagaaaacacaaaacaGCGCTGTGATGCTAGCCACtgagcgcagaaaaaaaatgcccATGTGGCATGCATGCAACCACTCAGTGTAGTCGTTCTGACCTTGAAAGTTGCCCCACGCAAGCCAAACAGCATGCGTATCGGGCTGTCTACTTCTCTTGGCAAAAGAAGGTCTACATGGAGAATCACATAAAGAATGCACtgcgcagagcagcagcagccttcCTCTTAGTGCAGAAGATAGGACTGTCAGCTTCGTCTTAGAAGCTGATTCCAGATCCATGTAAATTTTCAGTACAGTCTTTGAACCTTTTCTCTCCCCACACAGTGAGGCGTCCACTGATAATGCAACAGTCACCGCGCCTTCCCTTTCTTCAGAGCCCATTCCCCTTTCTCTTGCATTACATTGGGAACGAAATAGCAGAATGGGGATAGCCGAACAAGAGGTGAAGCCTGCCCAGTATCTTCAAGTTCCTCAATTACACGCAAGAAGCTGGTAAGAAAACTTCTCACAAGTTTAATGGAGAATCAAGTTGGCATAAGCAGAGCAACACAAGAAGCAGGACAGAAAGCAGAATCTGCACTGAATAGCACTTGACTTCCCAACAGTGAACAGGCTTCCCAGCCACAGGCTAGAATGGAGGAGAAAAGGGAATTCCCAGCCTGGGACAGCAAGAAGTCCATAAAGACACACAAGCCAGGACGCCAACGTGCGTCACGCTGCTGGAGATGGCATATTTTCATTGGTCCACGTTCTCTGTAAACAGACCGTGGACATAAATGGTAACATGGATTACCAACAAAGAGTCCACAATCTGGGTTATGCTCATCATATCAGGCCACAAGCTCTGTGAAGTTTCCCACACAGTTGTTGCTCTAAAATGAGGATGACTCAGTCAATATAGCAGGCACTTGCCCCGTGATGGGCCCAGAGCAAAAAAGATGCAGTAGTCTCTGCAAGCTGCTCTGAGAGGCCCTTTCTCCATGTCTCGAGTTTTCAGATCTAACATCTTAATGTTTCAATGTTTTGTCAAGGTGTTCTAATCCACAGCTGTGTATGAATCGCCAACAGCTCGCTGCCCCGTGACAATCAAATTCAGTCAACTTCCTCACCTTGACCACCTGCTGTTGCCTAGTGGCTGCCGGCTCCACCTCGTCAGACTGGAGAAGGTCATCCTCGTAGCGGCCCGAGGATCCTATCTCACGGTGCACGCTCGGCTCCTTAGAAGCACGGTCGCGATCCACCTTGCGCCGCCTTTTTTCCTCATCTCGCAGGCGCTTCTTCTCCACCTCCCGTCGCTTGCGCTCCTCCCTCCGCTCCTCACGCAGTTTCTGCGCCGCCGTCAGGGACACAAGGCCACAACGCAGGTGCAGTTGAAAGCAACCATCCTTCACTCGCATCCAGACTCTGTTTAATCGGCATCACCCATCCCTTCTTTCTCTTTAAGGTAAAGCTTTCCCATGAGACGTCACCACATAGGTTGCTGGGCAACCAGCCGTACAGAGAAGCTGCAGTATGACACATCACCCCCTATTCTCTTCCATTCCTTGGACTGATTGGTGCATTCCTCCTTAATTAAGCTATCTATTGTTTAGTTATATTGAATTTATTGGCTCATTAGCAACTACACCTACTGTGTGCCAAACGCATGGCTGAATGAGAACCTTTTTTGTTTTAAAAGCTACAACTTGGTCAGCGTTTTAGAAATGGTGTAGCCTATTTAAAACACTCGCATCTCTCAAGAACAAGGAAATGAGAAATGCTTTCAAAAGTGCTTCTTAGAACAAAGCTGGggtgaaaaaga
The Amblyomma americanum isolate KBUSLIRL-KWMA chromosome 3, ASM5285725v1, whole genome shotgun sequence genome window above contains:
- the LOC144125156 gene encoding uncharacterized protein LOC144125156 isoform X2; the protein is MTQEKAKDDCSPRSRSSSEASKSKEKKDKSFLTKVVIRRLPPTMTEEQFLEQISPVPESDYMYFVKGDKSRGPHAFSRAYINFVNQDEIFIFKEKFDDYVFIDEKGNEYSAIVEYAPFQKIPKRRTRKKDPKCGTIEQDPEYLKFLESLEQPEEVTLPSIDTYIEEIEAREKEMKANNGCLKVVTPLIEYLQQRKLEKLKLREERREERKRREVEKKRLRDEEKRRRKVDRDRASKEPSVHREIGSSGRYEDDLLQSDEVEPAATRQQQVVKVLRNPVREHDPPSAPAPKDVGGGGVVSKSNSTASHSKTPVRSSVGGGGGSSARKDWDRPKAQQRSPKDYQPTTKEYSKHKSEQPAPTTHRRGSSSSDGRGGQETSASKASTAPAADDERPAVESTRGAASTSTPAEGKGTISEKDRERPPAPEESSQSRQKDPRAERRIRNKDRPSIEIYRPGMRRLSQKPASAQEDTSVASTKSLKTSTKPSSRTTASAGQDSN
- the LOC144125156 gene encoding uncharacterized protein LOC144125156 isoform X3, with product MTQEKAKDDCSPRSRSSSEASKSKEKKDKSFLTKVVIRRLPPTMTEEQFLEQISPVPESDYMYFVKGDKSRGPHAFSRAYINFVNQDEIFIFKEKFDDYVFIDEKGNEYSAIVEYAPFQKIPKRRTRKKDPKCGTIEQDPEYLKFLESLEQPEEVTLPSIDTYIEEIEAREKEMKANNGCLKVVTPLIEYLQQRKLEKLAAQKLREERREERKRREVEKKRLRDEEKRRRKVDRDRASKEPSVHREIGSSGRYEDDLLQSDEVEPAATRQQQVVKVLRNPVREHDPPSAPAPKDVGGGGVVSKSNSTASHSKTPVRSSVGGGGGSSARKDWDRPKAQQRSPKDYQPTTKEYSKHKSEQPAPTTHRRGSSSSDGRGGQETSASKASTAPAADDERPAVESTRGAASTSTPAEGKGTISEKDRERPPAPEESSQSRQKDPRAERRIRNKDRPSIEIYRPGMRRLSQKPASAQEDTSVASTKSLKTSTKPSSRTTASAGQDSN
- the LOC144125156 gene encoding uncharacterized protein LOC144125156 isoform X1 encodes the protein MTQEKAKDDCSPRSRSSSEASKSKEKKDKSFLTKVVIRRLPPTMTEEQFLEQISPVPESDYMYFVKGDKSRGPHAFSRAYINFVNQDEIFIFKEKFDDYVFIDEKGNEYSAIVEYAPFQKIPKRRTRKKDPKCGTIEQDPEYLKFLESLEQPEEVTLPSIDTYIEEIEAREKEMKANNGCLKVVTPLIEYLQQRKLEKLAAQKLREERREERKRREVEKKRLRDEEKRRRKVDRDRASKEPSVHREIGSSGRYEDDLLQSDEVEPAATRQQQVVKVLRNPVREHDPPSAPAPKDVGGGGVVSKSNSTASHSKTPVRSSVGGGGGSSARKDWDRPKAQQRSPKDYQPTTKEYSKHKSEQPAPTTHRGSSSSDGRGGQETSASKASTAPAADDERPAVESTRGAASTSTPAEGKGTISEKDRERPPAPEESSQSRQKDPRAERRIRNKDRPSIEIYRPGMRRLSQKPASAQEDTSVASTKSLKTSTKPSSRTTASAGQDSN